In Bacteriovorax stolpii, a single genomic region encodes these proteins:
- a CDS encoding helix-turn-helix domain-containing protein encodes MQHQKKKSRRCDLKIESKEGKLLKYLRESRNLSVRAAGKIMGTSDSTVSHTEHGRRDLDKETLQKFLDAYGFSLQEFERMLRGDIVLPENMRGECIEMIKRLDSSKLKAVKAFLNTFLG; translated from the coding sequence ATGCAACATCAAAAAAAGAAATCCAGAAGATGTGATCTGAAAATTGAAAGCAAAGAAGGAAAACTTCTTAAGTACCTACGTGAGTCTCGAAACCTATCTGTTAGGGCAGCAGGAAAAATTATGGGAACTTCTGACTCAACCGTCAGCCATACCGAGCACGGCAGGCGAGATCTCGACAAAGAAACTCTTCAGAAATTCTTAGACGCTTATGGATTTTCGCTACAAGAATTCGAAAGAATGCTTAGAGGCGATATTGTTCTTCCTGAGAACATGAGAGGCGAGTGCATAGAAATGATTAAAAGGCTCGACTCATCAAAATTAAAAGCTGTTAAGGCTTTCTTAAATACTTTCTTAGGGTAA
- a CDS encoding tyrosine-type recombinase/integrase — protein sequence MGIKFDEKKNYYIVSYHRRHPVTREAKNISRRGIKTKAEAEKIYKELIIKLSEKFNENLHPLWPEIVARFLEYYANCGNAKNTVKNYKQCIEANTFHIWSKKRINEFSTGEIRDFIQEDLSKFSEAHRKSMLKILRAVFRYAVEQNIIPRDPCPKLKFKKNEKIKKMLTEDEIRILLNKAREENHEWFYVWALACYTGLRNGELYALKWESVDLKKRIIYITHSWNKINGFKETKSGDDRVVEIAPSLLPILIELKEKTTDDFVLPRIRDWETGTQAKPLKDFLKSLNLPLIRFHDLRASWATIMLSKGIEPIKIMSMGGWKDLKTMQIYIRKSGINIQGITNSLNFL from the coding sequence GTGGGAATTAAATTTGATGAAAAGAAAAATTATTACATTGTTTCTTACCACAGAAGACATCCGGTAACGAGAGAGGCAAAAAATATTAGCAGAAGAGGAATTAAGACGAAGGCAGAGGCTGAAAAAATATACAAAGAACTTATTATTAAATTAAGCGAAAAGTTTAATGAAAACCTTCATCCATTATGGCCGGAGATCGTAGCAAGATTTTTAGAATACTATGCCAATTGCGGCAACGCTAAGAACACAGTTAAAAATTACAAGCAATGTATTGAAGCAAATACTTTTCATATTTGGAGTAAGAAAAGAATTAATGAATTTTCGACAGGAGAAATAAGAGATTTTATCCAAGAAGATTTATCGAAATTTTCTGAGGCCCATAGAAAAAGTATGCTTAAGATTTTAAGAGCAGTTTTTAGATACGCCGTTGAGCAAAACATAATTCCACGTGATCCATGTCCAAAACTAAAATTTAAGAAGAATGAAAAAATTAAAAAAATGCTTACGGAAGATGAGATAAGGATTCTTTTAAATAAAGCCAGAGAAGAAAATCATGAGTGGTTTTATGTTTGGGCCTTAGCTTGTTACACTGGCCTTAGAAATGGCGAGCTTTACGCTTTAAAGTGGGAGAGCGTTGATTTAAAAAAGAGGATCATCTACATCACTCATTCTTGGAATAAGATAAACGGATTTAAGGAGACTAAATCTGGTGATGATAGAGTAGTCGAGATTGCACCAAGCCTTCTTCCAATTCTGATTGAGCTTAAAGAAAAAACTACTGATGATTTTGTTTTACCACGAATTAGAGATTGGGAAACTGGGACACAGGCAAAACCATTAAAAGATTTTTTAAAGTCCTTAAATCTTCCCTTAATTCGTTTTCACGATCTAAGAGCTTCATGGGCCACGATCATGCTTTCAAAAGGAATTGAGCCAATCAAAATTATGTCTATGGGAGGATGGAAAGATTTGAAGACAATGCAGATTTATATAAGGAAGTCGGGGATTAATATACAAGGTATTACAAATTCGCTAAACTTTTTGTAA
- a CDS encoding HEPN domain-containing protein: MKNHEIAHRLAADAMNDYCASRLLVREQFILNSIQLACTAVEKLLKAFLYVQSDTKIHFEHDPSKIFKRNESIFDKFFVFDRNFLKWLGKVYGSRYTSDYGARKEIQFGEKHFLAELDYIFYQVFSFFKAANFAFSEVYFSGHRNEIKNYENYISQNKNKEKFKCEPQHFFAFQLFGVEHLEITMELKAFNPEKPFVFKDSVIKDGNSLLEVDFGNVVLK; the protein is encoded by the coding sequence ATGAAAAATCATGAAATAGCACATCGTTTGGCAGCAGATGCAATGAATGATTATTGCGCTTCTCGCTTATTGGTGCGGGAGCAGTTTATTTTAAATTCAATACAGTTAGCTTGTACCGCAGTTGAGAAACTGTTAAAGGCATTTTTGTATGTTCAAAGTGATACTAAAATTCACTTTGAACATGATCCGTCTAAAATCTTTAAAAGAAATGAAAGCATTTTTGATAAGTTCTTTGTTTTTGATAGAAATTTTTTAAAATGGTTGGGAAAGGTTTATGGGTCTAGATACACTTCTGATTATGGAGCTAGAAAAGAAATTCAGTTTGGAGAAAAGCATTTTTTAGCCGAATTGGATTATATTTTTTACCAAGTATTTAGTTTTTTTAAAGCAGCAAATTTTGCTTTCAGTGAGGTCTATTTTTCTGGCCATCGGAATGAAATAAAAAATTATGAAAATTATATAAGTCAAAATAAGAATAAAGAAAAATTTAAATGCGAGCCACAGCATTTTTTTGCTTTTCAACTTTTTGGAGTTGAGCATTTAGAAATTACAATGGAGTTAAAAGCATTTAATCCAGAAAAGCCTTTTGTATTTAAAGATTCTGTGATTAAAGATGGAAATTCGTTGCTAGAGGTCGATTTTGGAAATGTTGTTTTGAAATAA
- a CDS encoding phospholipase D family protein, with product MKIFANEINNNYFRNLVNMVPKASKLEVAVAYITEETLFAEALKYNIPVSIWTLMNDETSIRTLEILKKYSQYPKFKISVFRDHFHAKAIWFHGVGCYFGSANLSDSALNKNIELGVFVNQLDAAQETNLQDLKAFFYSLKDYSAIVDFKTISNLHSKIKKLNWSASLGEIRKEKKEDLNELIKYLDEIFKNVKEPSRNQTKDSLSKHHFITEWKSTIQLLNETASDYKQFGKKPIWIPIKTHINIEIDRMLSWYYDNHIKDRKQGNVYSIIQELHDDNVGKGKENMELVFKLWSDLKEEPEFGLADFFERESFIIADHLSPSRILNLNDEELATVVYHCHALSGYIDKFNSYEDLGIERKKGTRVSLKDKSLAYVKSTLSGTNDEGLSIKDVLNYFIWGDGLLEQRLWDCLGGDTKYTFSGIGRSSLGELIGRARPSEFPVRNERISRTLYALGFDVDYQ from the coding sequence TGCCAACGAAATAAATAACAACTACTTTAGAAATCTTGTAAATATGGTTCCAAAAGCAAGCAAGCTTGAAGTTGCAGTTGCCTACATCACTGAAGAGACACTTTTTGCAGAAGCACTAAAATATAATATTCCTGTGAGTATTTGGACTTTAATGAACGATGAAACATCAATACGAACACTGGAAATTTTAAAAAAGTACTCTCAGTATCCAAAGTTTAAAATTAGTGTATTCAGAGATCATTTTCATGCAAAAGCGATTTGGTTTCACGGCGTGGGGTGCTATTTTGGCTCGGCTAACCTATCTGACAGTGCCTTGAATAAGAATATAGAACTAGGTGTATTTGTTAACCAATTGGACGCAGCACAGGAGACTAATTTACAAGATTTAAAAGCATTTTTTTATAGCTTAAAAGACTACTCCGCGATTGTTGATTTTAAGACTATCTCTAATTTGCACTCCAAGATTAAAAAACTTAATTGGTCAGCTTCATTGGGAGAAATTAGGAAAGAAAAGAAGGAAGATCTGAATGAATTAATCAAATATTTAGATGAAATTTTTAAAAACGTGAAAGAGCCAAGCAGAAATCAAACGAAAGATTCACTATCTAAGCATCATTTTATCACTGAATGGAAGAGCACAATACAACTACTCAATGAAACAGCTAGTGATTATAAACAATTTGGTAAAAAACCAATCTGGATTCCTATCAAAACTCACATAAACATTGAAATAGACCGAATGTTAAGTTGGTATTATGACAACCACATCAAGGATCGCAAACAGGGAAATGTTTATTCTATCATCCAAGAGTTACATGATGACAACGTGGGAAAAGGTAAAGAAAATATGGAATTGGTTTTTAAATTATGGTCAGATCTTAAAGAAGAGCCTGAATTTGGCCTTGCTGATTTTTTTGAAAGAGAATCTTTCATTATTGCAGACCATCTTTCTCCATCTAGAATTTTAAATTTAAATGACGAGGAACTTGCAACCGTCGTTTATCATTGCCACGCTTTATCTGGATATATTGACAAGTTCAATTCGTATGAAGACCTTGGCATTGAGAGAAAAAAGGGGACAAGAGTTAGTTTGAAAGACAAGTCTCTGGCGTATGTAAAATCGACTTTATCCGGAACAAATGATGAAGGTCTTTCTATCAAAGATGTATTGAATTACTTTATTTGGGGTGATGGACTCCTAGAGCAACGCTTGTGGGATTGCCTTGGAGGAGATACAAAATATACTTTCTCTGGAATTGGTAGAAGTTCGCTAGGTGAACTTATTGGCCGAGCTAGACCATCTGAATTTCCTGTACGTAATGAACGTATTTCAAGGACTCTATATGCTCTTGGCTTCGATGTAGATTATCAGTGA